The Flaviramulus sp. BrNp1-15 genome has a window encoding:
- a CDS encoding SDR family oxidoreductase, protein MDLNIKNKNALVCGSTQGIGKATALGLAQEGVNVTLAARNREKLKAVLEELPKDGNHSYIVADFSNPRDLQEQVIKFIEKNHGFHIVINNTGGPRSGDILTASLDEFDNAFTQHLKCNHVLAQATIPFMKEEGFGRIVNIISTSVKEPIAGLGVSNTIRGAVGNWSKTLATEVGAFGITVNNVLPGFTETERLTEIIKIKANAAGSSLEQMAEIMKNYAPAKRFAKPEETANVITFLASEAASYVNGINVPVDGGRTKSL, encoded by the coding sequence ATGGACTTAAACATAAAAAACAAAAACGCTTTAGTTTGCGGAAGCACACAAGGTATAGGAAAAGCAACAGCTTTAGGATTAGCACAAGAAGGCGTAAACGTAACTTTAGCAGCCAGAAATAGAGAAAAACTAAAAGCCGTTTTAGAAGAATTACCCAAAGATGGAAACCACAGCTACATAGTTGCCGATTTTTCAAACCCTAGAGATTTGCAAGAACAGGTTATTAAATTTATTGAAAAAAATCATGGTTTTCATATAGTAATTAACAACACTGGAGGCCCAAGAAGTGGTGATATTTTAACCGCAAGTTTAGATGAATTTGATAACGCTTTTACACAACATTTAAAATGTAATCATGTTTTAGCACAAGCTACTATTCCGTTTATGAAAGAAGAAGGTTTTGGTAGGATTGTAAATATAATTTCTACATCGGTTAAAGAGCCAATTGCTGGTTTAGGTGTGAGTAACACCATTAGAGGTGCCGTTGGTAATTGGAGTAAAACATTGGCAACAGAAGTTGGCGCTTTTGGTATTACTGTAAATAATGTTTTACCCGGTTTTACTGAAACTGAGCGTTTAACTGAAATTATTAAAATTAAAGCGAATGCCGCTGGTAGTTCGTTAGAGCAAATGGCTGAAATAATGAAAAACTATGCGCCAGCAAAACGTTTTGCTAAACCAGAAGAAACAGCAAATGTTATCACTTTTTTAGCAAGCGAAGCTGCTAGTTATGTTAACGGAA
- a CDS encoding aldehyde dehydrogenase, translated as MNIQNFINGKYINPINDNWINNYNPSNGEIYGQTPNSSKEDLENAYISANSAFKQWSQTTLEDRSRILIKISELLEANLQRFAEAESKDNGKPISLAKSVDIPRAASNFRFFGNAITQFASESHESVGQQAINYTLRQPIGVVGCISPWNLPLYLFTWKIAPAIAAGNCIVAKPSEITPMTAFLLGEICNEAGLPKGVLNIVHGLGNTTGQAIIEHPNIKAISFTGGTETGAHIAKVAAPMFKKLSLELGGKNPNIIFADCDYDNMLETTVRSSFANQGQICLCGSRIFVEKNIYKKFKSDFVEKVKQLKVGHPSKEDTNIGALVSKPHLEKVMSYINVAKKEDGTILCGGNKVTVKNYENGYYLEPTVIEVKTDECRINQEEIFGPVVTIMPFNTEDDVLEMANKVKYGLSATLWTNNLKRTMRMSNQLQAGIVWVNTWMLRDLRTPFGGIKASGVGREGGFEALRFFTEAKNVCIKY; from the coding sequence ATGAATATCCAAAACTTCATAAACGGTAAATATATAAATCCTATTAATGATAATTGGATTAATAATTACAATCCATCTAATGGAGAAATTTATGGACAAACACCTAACTCTTCTAAAGAAGATTTAGAAAATGCATATATATCTGCCAATTCTGCCTTTAAACAATGGTCTCAAACCACTTTAGAAGATCGCAGTAGAATCCTAATTAAAATTTCAGAATTATTAGAAGCTAATTTACAACGCTTTGCTGAAGCAGAAAGTAAAGACAATGGTAAACCAATCTCATTAGCAAAATCTGTAGATATTCCAAGAGCAGCAAGTAACTTCCGTTTTTTTGGAAATGCCATAACGCAATTTGCTAGTGAAAGTCATGAAAGTGTTGGTCAACAAGCTATAAATTACACGTTGCGTCAGCCTATTGGTGTAGTGGGCTGTATTTCACCTTGGAACCTTCCACTCTATCTATTTACATGGAAAATCGCACCAGCTATTGCTGCAGGAAATTGTATAGTAGCTAAACCCAGTGAAATCACACCTATGACAGCCTTCCTTTTAGGAGAAATCTGTAACGAAGCTGGCTTACCAAAAGGCGTTTTAAATATTGTTCATGGCTTAGGAAACACAACAGGACAAGCCATTATTGAGCACCCAAATATTAAAGCTATTTCGTTTACTGGTGGAACTGAAACAGGTGCACATATCGCAAAAGTTGCTGCACCAATGTTTAAAAAACTATCTTTAGAACTTGGTGGAAAAAACCCAAACATCATTTTTGCAGATTGCGATTATGATAATATGTTAGAAACCACAGTGCGTTCGTCTTTTGCAAATCAGGGTCAAATTTGTTTATGCGGAAGTCGCATTTTTGTAGAAAAAAACATCTATAAAAAATTTAAATCCGATTTTGTTGAAAAAGTTAAACAACTTAAAGTTGGGCATCCTTCAAAAGAAGACACAAATATTGGAGCCTTAGTCTCAAAACCTCATCTTGAAAAAGTAATGAGTTATATAAACGTTGCAAAAAAAGAAGATGGAACCATTCTGTGTGGTGGTAATAAAGTAACTGTTAAAAATTATGAAAATGGATACTATTTAGAACCAACAGTTATAGAAGTTAAAACTGATGAATGCAGAATAAACCAAGAAGAAATTTTTGGTCCTGTGGTGACCATTATGCCTTTTAATACAGAAGATGACGTATTAGAAATGGCAAACAAAGTAAAATATGGTTTATCAGCAACACTGTGGACCAATAATTTAAAACGTACTATGCGAATGAGTAACCAATTACAAGCAGGAATTGTTTGGGTAAATACATGGATGTTACGTGATTTACGTACGCCTTTTGGTGGTATAAAAGCCTCTGGCGTTGGTCGTGAAGGTGGTTTTGAAGCTTTACGCTTTTTTACAGAAGCTAAAAATGTATGTATAAAGTATTGA
- a CDS encoding RidA family protein produces the protein MSKDNVTPRGAYPHIKRVGDFIFVSGTSSRRPDNTIAGVDIIDEMGTKRLNIEVQTREVLKNINDNLRKIGASLKDVVDVTTFLVNMNDFAGYNKAYAEFFDKETGPARTTVAVHQLPHPDLVVEIKVMAYKKQ, from the coding sequence ATGAGTAAAGACAATGTAACACCGCGAGGCGCATACCCACACATCAAAAGAGTTGGTGATTTTATTTTCGTTTCAGGAACCAGTTCCAGACGACCAGACAACACAATTGCAGGTGTAGATATTATTGACGAGATGGGTACAAAACGTTTAAACATAGAAGTTCAAACCCGTGAAGTTTTAAAAAATATCAATGACAATTTAAGAAAAATTGGTGCATCATTAAAAGACGTGGTAGATGTGACAACCTTTTTAGTTAATATGAATGATTTTGCAGGTTATAACAAAGCTTATGCAGAATTCTTTGATAAAGAAACAGGACCTGCAAGAACTACCGTTGCTGTGCATCAATTACCACATCCAGATTTGGTGGTAGAGATTAAAGTTATGGCTTATAAAAAACAATGA
- a CDS encoding NAD(P)/FAD-dependent oxidoreductase: MKKQQNILIIGAGLCGSLLALRLGQRGYNVSVYEMRPDLRKVDISAGRSINLAFSDRGNKAMKLVGLEDKVKALCIPMNGRMIHDIHGNTFQSNYSGREHEYINSVSRGDLNALLLNEAEKHKNVNLFFNKKCKSVDFEKTTALFEDYTTKNQFVEDADIIIATDGAGSAMRKSYYLGKKFLFSFSQEYLTHGYKELSILPTETGDYKTYKNALHIWPRGSFMLIALPNLDGSFTVTLFLSYDKGEYNFNNLTTEEKVLEFFQKEFPDALAIMPNLLDDFFENPTSPLGTIKCSPWHYKGNTLLMGDAAHAIVPFYGQGMNASFEDVVEFDKFLETHQGNWETVFKAYEKSRKKDTDAIADLAIDNFYEMKDHVANPIFQEKRKLEMALEKEFPNEYSSKYSLVTFNENIGYREAMLKGRAQDKAILTLLTDKKIDVNGDLKEILKKVKQETESILEDDKIAGLKIKTNE, encoded by the coding sequence ATGAAGAAACAACAAAACATATTAATAATAGGCGCTGGATTATGTGGTTCACTATTGGCTTTACGTTTAGGGCAACGTGGTTATAACGTTTCAGTTTACGAAATGCGTCCAGATTTACGTAAAGTAGATATTTCAGCTGGGAGATCTATAAACCTTGCTTTTTCAGATCGAGGTAATAAAGCCATGAAATTAGTCGGTTTAGAAGATAAAGTAAAAGCACTTTGCATTCCTATGAATGGACGAATGATTCATGATATACATGGCAATACCTTTCAATCAAATTATAGTGGTAGAGAACATGAATACATTAATTCTGTATCTCGTGGAGATTTGAATGCCTTACTTTTAAATGAAGCCGAAAAACACAAAAACGTTAATCTCTTTTTTAATAAAAAATGTAAATCGGTAGATTTTGAAAAAACTACTGCTTTATTTGAAGACTATACTACAAAAAATCAATTTGTAGAAGATGCAGATATTATTATCGCAACAGACGGCGCAGGTTCTGCAATGCGAAAAAGCTATTATTTGGGTAAAAAATTCCTCTTTAGTTTTTCACAGGAGTATTTAACTCATGGTTATAAAGAATTAAGTATTCTTCCAACTGAAACTGGCGATTATAAAACGTACAAAAACGCACTTCACATCTGGCCTCGTGGTAGTTTTATGCTGATTGCATTACCAAATTTAGATGGTAGTTTTACAGTAACTTTATTTTTAAGTTATGATAAAGGCGAATACAATTTTAATAACTTAACTACCGAAGAAAAAGTTTTAGAATTTTTTCAAAAAGAATTTCCAGATGCATTAGCTATAATGCCAAACCTGTTAGATGATTTCTTTGAAAACCCAACATCACCTTTAGGCACTATAAAATGTTCACCTTGGCATTACAAAGGCAACACGCTTTTAATGGGCGATGCTGCTCATGCTATTGTTCCGTTTTACGGACAAGGCATGAATGCTTCTTTTGAAGATGTTGTTGAGTTTGATAAATTTTTAGAAACACATCAAGGCAATTGGGAAACCGTTTTTAAAGCCTACGAAAAATCTCGAAAAAAGGATACCGATGCAATTGCAGATTTGGCGATAGATAATTTTTATGAAATGAAAGACCACGTCGCTAACCCCATTTTTCAAGAAAAGCGTAAATTAGAGATGGCTTTGGAAAAAGAATTTCCAAACGAATATTCATCAAAATATTCACTAGTAACTTTTAATGAAAATATTGGTTATAGAGAAGCTATGTTAAAAGGAAGAGCGCAGGACAAAGCAATTTTAACCTTGCTTACAGATAAAAAAATTGATGTAAACGGAGATTTAAAAGAAATTTTAAAAAAAGTAAAACAAGAAACAGAATCTATTCTAGAAGACGATAAAATTGCTGGACTAAAAATAAAAACTAATGAGTAA
- the kynU gene encoding kynureninase, with product MSDYKSGLEYALEQDRNDELKLYRNQFHIPKDAHGDDLIYMTGNSLGLQPKTTKTYVNQELEDWATLGVEGHFEAKNPWLPYHEFLTESMAKIVGAKPIEVVVMNTLTANLHFMMVSFYQPTKTRYKILIESDAFPSDKYAVESQLRHHGFDDKEGLILWKPHNDEELLNYEDLELILKEHGDEIALIMIGGVNYYTGQYFDLKRITELGHKHGCKVGFDCAHGAGNVALNLHDSGADFAVWCTYKYLNSGPGSLAGCFIHERHAYNKNLNRFTGWWSHNKETRFNMRGEFDQLPGAEGWQLSNPPILSMAAIKASLDLFHEVGIEKLTEKSKKLTGYFEFLLKQLGEDIIRIITPSNPNERGCQLSIQVKNADKSLHNKLTEAGVISDWREPDVIRCAPTPFYNSFEDVYKLVEKLKAILK from the coding sequence TTGTCTGACTATAAATCAGGTCTTGAATATGCTTTAGAACAAGACCGAAATGATGAATTAAAATTATACAGAAATCAGTTTCACATTCCTAAAGATGCTCATGGAGATGATTTAATTTACATGACTGGTAATTCCTTGGGTTTACAACCAAAAACTACTAAGACTTATGTAAATCAAGAACTTGAAGATTGGGCAACTTTAGGTGTAGAAGGTCATTTTGAAGCAAAAAATCCATGGTTGCCATATCATGAATTTTTAACCGAAAGTATGGCAAAGATAGTTGGTGCAAAACCTATAGAAGTAGTAGTAATGAATACGCTTACTGCTAATCTTCATTTTATGATGGTTTCATTTTATCAACCTACTAAAACACGCTACAAAATACTTATTGAAAGCGATGCTTTTCCATCAGACAAATATGCAGTAGAATCTCAATTACGTCATCACGGATTTGATGATAAAGAAGGTTTAATTCTTTGGAAACCACATAATGATGAAGAACTATTAAACTATGAAGATTTAGAACTCATCCTTAAGGAACATGGCGATGAAATTGCTCTAATCATGATTGGAGGTGTTAACTATTACACCGGGCAATATTTTGACCTCAAGCGCATCACAGAATTAGGACATAAACACGGTTGCAAAGTAGGTTTTGATTGTGCACATGGCGCAGGAAATGTAGCATTGAATTTACATGATTCTGGAGCAGATTTTGCCGTTTGGTGTACTTACAAATATTTAAATTCTGGACCAGGAAGTCTAGCAGGATGTTTTATACATGAGCGTCATGCTTATAACAAAAACCTTAATCGTTTTACAGGTTGGTGGAGCCATAATAAAGAAACACGTTTTAACATGCGTGGTGAATTTGACCAACTTCCCGGAGCAGAAGGTTGGCAATTAAGTAATCCGCCAATATTATCAATGGCGGCCATAAAAGCGTCACTTGATTTATTTCATGAAGTTGGCATTGAAAAGCTAACAGAAAAATCTAAAAAACTAACAGGTTATTTTGAGTTTCTATTAAAGCAATTAGGTGAAGATATAATAAGAATAATAACACCTTCAAATCCTAATGAACGTGGTTGCCAATTATCTATTCAGGTAAAAAATGCTGATAAATCATTACATAACAAATTAACAGAAGCTGGTGTAATTAGCGACTGGAGAGAACCCGATGTAATTCGTTGTGCTCCAACACCATTTTATAATAGTTTTGAAGATGTTTACAAATTGGTTGAAAAATTAAAAGCAATATTAAAATAA
- a CDS encoding DUF3703 domain-containing protein: MKFYTSIPKKLKPYFNAELEKYSIEYSNGNLKNAWNYLERAHIIGQKYPYAHSFVHWKMLQFGFKIKNRKEILGQIPRLIFGGVKSFVGRIPVGNPGGSNVPPLKPFPIEQELQDIFIKADVY; this comes from the coding sequence ATGAAATTTTACACTTCAATTCCTAAAAAACTTAAACCTTATTTCAATGCCGAATTAGAAAAATATAGTATTGAATACTCAAACGGAAATTTAAAAAATGCTTGGAATTATCTAGAAAGAGCTCATATTATTGGTCAAAAATACCCTTACGCCCATAGTTTTGTGCATTGGAAAATGCTTCAATTTGGGTTTAAAATTAAAAATAGAAAAGAAATATTAGGACAAATTCCACGTCTCATTTTTGGTGGCGTGAAATCATTTGTTGGAAGAATTCCCGTTGGAAACCCAGGAGGTTCAAATGTGCCTCCTTTAAAACCATTTCCAATAGAACAAGAATTACAAGACATATTTATTAAAGCTGATGTATATTAA
- a CDS encoding class I SAM-dependent methyltransferase, translating to MSTNENYFKVNKETWNNKVKVHAKSEMYDLEAFKKGKSSLMPYEIEALGDVNGKSLLHLQCHFGQDTLSWSRLGAKCTGVDLSDEGIKLAQNLNDELGLDAKFVCCNVLDTSKFVQDIFDIVFTSYGVIGWLPDLKPWGQMIAERLKKGGTFFMAEFHPIVWMFDYLDGKPIMKYGYMQDEVIYEEYEGTYANQESKMVSKEYGWNHGLGEVISALTEAGLHIEYLKEYNESPYDVLTDLVKTESGMYVTKDKLYPLIFTLKATKF from the coding sequence ATGAGTACCAACGAAAATTATTTTAAAGTTAATAAAGAAACTTGGAACAATAAAGTTAAAGTACATGCTAAAAGCGAAATGTACGATTTGGAGGCTTTTAAAAAAGGAAAATCCTCGTTGATGCCTTATGAGATTGAAGCTTTAGGTGATGTAAACGGAAAGTCGTTATTGCACTTACAATGCCATTTTGGACAAGATACATTAAGTTGGAGTAGGTTGGGAGCAAAATGTACAGGTGTAGATTTAAGTGATGAAGGCATAAAATTAGCACAAAATTTAAATGATGAATTGGGTTTAGATGCCAAATTTGTTTGTTGCAATGTGTTGGATACCTCAAAGTTTGTACAAGATATTTTTGATATTGTTTTTACAAGTTATGGAGTAATAGGTTGGTTGCCCGATTTAAAACCTTGGGGACAAATGATTGCTGAACGACTTAAGAAAGGAGGTACTTTTTTTATGGCTGAATTTCACCCCATAGTTTGGATGTTTGATTATTTGGATGGTAAACCTATAATGAAATATGGCTATATGCAAGATGAAGTGATTTATGAAGAATATGAAGGCACTTACGCTAATCAGGAATCAAAAATGGTAAGTAAAGAATACGGTTGGAATCATGGTTTAGGTGAAGTGATTTCAGCACTAACTGAAGCAGGTTTGCATATTGAGTATTTAAAAGAATATAATGAAAGCCCTTATGATGTTTTAACAGATTTAGTTAAAACAGAATCTGGAATGTATGTAACTAAGGATAAATTATATCCTTTAATTTTTACGTTGAAGGCGACGAAGTTTTAG